From Haliotis asinina isolate JCU_RB_2024 chromosome 8, JCU_Hal_asi_v2, whole genome shotgun sequence, a single genomic window includes:
- the LOC137294184 gene encoding protein-cysteine N-palmitoyltransferase HHAT-like, giving the protein MKGSKPGVSCARPVPSSPSHQRYHACLPLPESIFYWVTGIGSIIYTFYIVHQESQKFFISLNKEDFVDGWNILPYKKDISNFEWNFWSSYFWEILPWGIGHVIIARTVDTYCFHLRKPVFLTYSLMSLSYLLGYRTVLFFISHGCICYLASSIGSFLLVWIVSLLLLSTLNYNSFTPWMKHLCAIPSDPTDSGYYFFIFVLALVVLRYTSFCLERSKYVQARANNSHRQNPKEDNCFSIPDLLLYIFYLPIFFTGPLLTYDQFKVQISSPPSCWNTNRILQTLGNFMRVFFWSAFIELSHHFLYHAALLRSPAVMEQVSLWCLLGIGYIEGQYFMVNYLVLYGLPAQVAKLDDIDAPKEPKCISYIYRYSDMWKYFDRGLYTFLRNYIYIPLGGSQAGMLMRLLASMMCFLYIYVWHGQEKYLLLWTMSNFCGCSLELIGSHVEKNVMVIHIKTAYLSPAMVRRVHCALYTPLFLMSVFAVFYFFSGLTVGDIFVRRLVTHASMKTRMLMYGVIYVNIQNAMEIERWAALKTKQHSS; this is encoded by the exons ATGAAAGGGTCGAAGCCTGGTGTCTCCTGTGCCCGTCCTGTCCCATCCTCGCCCAGTCACCAGAGGTATCATGCCTGCCTACCTCTCCCTGAGTCCATATTCTACTGGGTGACTGGAATTGGCAGCATCATTTACACCTTCTATATCGTGCACCAGGAGTCCCAGA aATTCTTCATAAGTCTCAACAAGGAAGATTTTGTGGATGGATGGAACATTCTTCCTTATAAGAAG GATATTTCAAATTTTGAGTGGAACTTTTGGTCAAGCTACTTCTGGGAGATTCTGCCATGGGGAATTGGTCATGTGATCATAGCTCGGACAGTTGACACTTACTGCTTCCAC CTTCGTAAGCCAGTGTTTCTGACGTACTCCCTCATGAGCCTGTCGTATCTCCTGGGCTACCGGACAGTGTTGTTCTTCATCTCACACGGGTGTATCTGCTACCTGGCGTCCTCGATCGGCAGCTTTCTCCTAGTATGGATCGTTAGTCTCCTACTGTTGTCTACTCTAAACTACAACAGCTTCACTCCTTGGATG AAACATTTATGTGCGATTCCTTCGGATCCAACTGACAGTGGATACTACTTCTTCATCTTTGTCTTGGCCCTGGTTGTTCTGAGATACACAAGCTTTTGTCTGGAACGCAGCAAATATGTCCAAGCAAGGGCAAATAACTCTCATCGACAGAACCCAAAGGAAGATAACTGCTTTTCAATTCCTGATCTGCTGCTCTACATTTTCTATCTGCCTATCTTCTTCACTGGACCTCTCCTCACGTATGACCAGTTCAAAGTACAG ATCTCTTCTCCACCCTCATGTTGGAACACAAACAGGATACTCCAGACCTTGGGTAACTTCATGCGGGTGTTTTTCTGGTCTGCATTCATTGAGCTGTCTCACCACTTTCTCTACCATGCTGCTTTGCTGCGGTCACCAGCAGTGATGGAGCAGGTGTCGTTGTGGTGTCTGCTTGGCATCGGGTACATCGAGGGGCAGTACTTTATGGTCAATTACCTCGTCCTGTATGGCCTTCCAGCCCAGGTTGCCAAGCTTGATGACATTGATGCACCCAAGGAACCCAAGTGTATTTCATACATATATCGCTACTCCGACATGTGGAA GTACTTTGACAGAGGCTTATACACATTCTTAAGAAA CTACATCTATATCCCCTTGGGCGGATCCCAAGCCGGAATGCTGATGCGTCTCCTGGCATCCATGATGTGCTTCCTCTACATCTACGTGTGGCACGGCCAGGAGAAGTACCTCCTCCTATGGACCATGAGCAACTTCTGTGGCTGCTCATTGGAGCTCATTGGCAGCCATGTGGAGAAAAATGTCATGGTCATCCACATAAAG ACTGCCTACCTGTCCCCTGCGATGGTGAGGAGAGTCCACTGTGCCCTCTACACACCTCTGTTCCTCATGTCTGTGTTTGCCGTCTTCTACTTCTTCAGTGGTCTGACAGTTGGGGACATCTTTGTCAGGAGACTTGTCACACATG CCTCTATGAAGACCCGGATGCTGATGTACGGAGTGATCTATGTGAACATTCAGAATGCCATGGAGATTGAGAGATGGGCTGCTCTTAAAACTAAGCAGCACTCCTCCTGA